The window TGTGGATCCAGATTACAGAGGGTCGGAGTTGAAATATAGAGGTTCAAATATTGAATCTAGTGGTTTTACTCAAAGAAGAGAGAGTTTGTTTGTAAACAGTCAAGTTGTGGATGATCATGGTAGTTAAGTCACTAGTTTTTGGCAAATGTAAGTTGTTTTAAGAATGCATATGTAAGGTAAAACTCTGTATTCGATCAGTTATTTCAGGAAAAAAGTAATAATTACAAGTTTTCAAGCCTACAAAGAGCTGTTCTTGCCAGAATTGATCGACTTTATAAATACTATTTCGGATCCAGGTACGCTGCTTGGAATTTTCATGATAAAAGGAAGACCAAATATAATTTACAACTAAAGTCTAACCTTCGGTTTTTAGAAAACAAGGTTTGTTTTAGGGGTGTCACTTTGAATTGAGTCGGGTTAAGGTATTTTTTTTAACCTGAACTCAATCAGATTTGATAAATATGATATGTAACTCAACCCTAATTATTAACTTACTAACCTTGACTCGACTCAGATCATGCACATTAAAAAACGAGTCAACATTTTAGCGGTTCTGAGTTTGTTATAGGTAAAATGcattaatatatgctaaatgttagTAAGAATACAAGTCTGTATTtgatcatttctaatattaatatgcAAACAGGGTTGTACAGCTGTGTAATTACAAACAAATATACAGTTAAGCCttattttttgttgtttatttcaaATGGACAAAAAGAAGGGAATAAAGGTATAAATGATCAAAGAcaacaaacatataaatatatacctaTTTAGCTAGAAGTGCACcgaaaattaaataaattaaaatatattgtTCCTAAAGTTTTTTAAAACAAATATATAGATTACTCTTAAACATGTATGCTGGTCAACATGATTAcacatatattaatacatatttaacatgaactattaacatgtttgttaaataaGCAGGTAAACGGATAAAGTTTTTTTTATTTAGGCTattcaaagtttttcctattttacTCAGATGGCCTAACTGGGTATTCATGTTCCTTTATGACCCATTCGCAGACCATAATCACAATGATATATTGAGATGGTTTGAACATCAGAACatgtttgttatttatttttatttatagatttatataaaaaaattatttgttAAATATTTATAGGTTGTTATCTCACATTATGTGAGACTGAGTATGGTTGTTGTTGTTATAGGTTATTATAGGCATGTTAATCATTGACTTTAGGACACTTTTGATCAACTTCCTTTAAAGTAGCATGCAAAATCTTGCATACTTGGTCAACTTTAAGTACAAATTTGACTTCTATTGATCATTACAGTATCTACTTAAAATGGAACCTCGTGTGTTTTTGTACTTCTCTGTACAAATTTTGTTAAATTGATACAACCGAAACTTAAAGAGTACTTCTAAGGGGTTCTCAAAGGTATTCGTCCTCACCCGCCCACTTTCCGCCCTGGGTTCCGTGTTTTTGAAGCATATTTGAGAATGGATTGTTGAACTAAATGGTTGTACAGTTAGCTTTAAcatttgtacttcgctttgattaACTAATATATTGGTGTCATGGATGCTACGAGCTCATGTGCTGAGTTCACGCTAATATGACAATCAGCTCTTGAAAGGAAGCACGTTATGATTGAAAGTAGTCTAATACACCTTTTCTTTGTCAAAATATCAATGTTTCTATAAATAATAATACACCACATTAACTAACGTAACAAAGATACGAATAAAAGAATGAGTGATGTTATATATCCTTCTTTGTTGGATACTGTATCTCGGAGCAGTTCAGTCTCCACCCCTTCACATCGTCTACATAAAGAGCGAACGAGCATTGATGATTTTGAGGTAATTAAACCTACTGCTGGGGATTTGTTTGCTATTAAGGTATGGCCAATTACTGCGAAATATTCTTGAATTAATATAAACCCTTTTGTACTGTTAAATTTGTTCTGATGGTTAGCCAATGGCTTACACAGATGCTCAAGAAAATAGATATGATTAGAAAAAATGACACAGAGAAGATAGTTTCGGAACGTAGCATCCTGATCACAATACGAAACCCATTTTTGGTAATTTACTAGTTACTTCTTTGTCATGCATTGCTTTAAATTCCATTTGtagcatttttataattatttgcatACTACAGGTTCTTGCTTTTACCTTCAATCGTCAGGGATTTTTTCATAGAGATCTAAAATCCGACAACATATCGATTGCACATGATGGTCATATCAAGGTGCGGTATCTCTTTAACTTATTTTGCGCTGTTTTTTTAATCTTGAAAATGAATTCATACACCCGTTTTTATTAATAGCTTAACTCGTCTTACTTTTTCATGAGTCGAACATACTCATATTCACATAAATGGATTAAATTTTTCATTTCTACCCTCCATTACTGACAGACTATGGAAGTTTATTACCCCGATTCAATGTCATTAATTTACTATGGAAGTTTATTACCCCGATTCAATGTCATTAATTTATGCGATCACAAATGGATATCTGTTTATTGACTGAGAACAATATAGAAAATTTATTACTTATCCTTTAAACTAAACGTTTATTTATAAGTAAATAagattgttttaatatatatatataatatataatatatatatatatatgtaatggtgAACAGTACTCTGTGATTTAGTATATAagattgttttaatatatatatatatatatatatgtaatggtgAACAGTACTCTGTGATTTagtatatatgttaataataatgttattattacccaaTGCTACAGCTATATGACAGCATAATAGGCATAATATCTAACGTAAACAAATACGATGGTTACAATTGTGATGGTTATTTTACGATCCAAAACCACAAGCACGAAAAGAATGTCGTCATTTACCATATAGTTTACACTCCTGCGCTAATTAACATCTATTCAATCAGCTTAAAAACTTTGGGCTGTCTAAAATTGGCCAAATGAACAGTACCAGTAATTTAACTAGACCCGAGTTAACTGAGGTGGTAGTTTCAAATGGTCATCACCATAACAATGAATGGAATGTAGATAGACGAGAGCGTTATTTCATTTAGCTGAAATTACTTCTATAACAAAAAGCTAACTTGTCTTGAGCCTTGGTGCAGGTTATGCTGCTGATTGGTGGTCAGTTGGAGTTATTCTGTTCGAATTAAAACCATTATACTCCTATCATCTTCTCCATGTGTAGTGCTCTGAGACAAGACATAGTTTGAATCAACCCTTCATAAAGTAGTCACGAAAAGGTGGGACCTTTGACGTTCATGTTTTTGGTGTTAAAAGTCATATGTGTACATTAGTTTTGTATATGCGTATAGGTGGCTTTTGTACCACAACCGGATGGCATAGATGATACCAATTATTTTGTTTCAAGACTTAGTCGTAGTTCAAGTGGAACACTTGACGATCAAGACTGCAGTGGCGCTACTTCTGACACTAGTGAGTTCTGTTCTGACACAACTGAGGTACTCCTTTTGTCCATCATACACGTGTATTAGGCTAACAGTATTCTTTAATCACATTAAATCTTATTTCATATAAAATGAGCAGTGGCAGGGTGTAAAATTTAATGAATTTTTCATTGTCAGCAGGGTACactaaaaaaaaaccttattttttagtttaaataattttttttcccGTTAAATCCAGGTGGGGCGGATACCCACTCTTCTTTGTGACACAATATATTCCGCCCTGATAATGAGTGTCTTATCTAAATTGGATTGACACTGAACTCGTCTTCTGTTTTTCAAAAGATGGATGTATGTGGAGATTTTGCCGATTTTGAAGCATCTCCATGTAATAATTTTTCTTGGATCGATTTCTCTTTCAAGGTACCATTTGAAGGATGACATCATCTTTTCCAGTTTTATATGCTGTGTAGCTTAAGCTGCAAATATTTGTTATTTACAATAAGTATATCAGCCACCACGCGTGAACAGTAACAGTATGACATCACCGCTGATGTCACGCTGATGTCAGCAATTttgcctcttttttttttttttttttttttttttcatctcaAATATTTGGCCCAAATGGGCCTATGACCTCTTCCTAGTTTTAAAGATTCAACATGGTGGATTGGGAATGTTTTAAAAACAGATTGGATTGGGTTAACCAGTAATCCCGGAACACTTTTGTACAACTTTTTGTTTACTCATAGGTAATGGGTATGCCAAGGATAAATACATAAAGGGAATAGTGAATATGTGTATGTCATGTACCTAAGCTTAGTTATTGAGCCATATCAAAACTAAAACTATGTTTTATTGTATCAAATATATTAAAATTACATCATATTTGATTCAAAAATGTCAAAATGGGCTTGCACGacttttgtttaatgaatacacctcaTTCTTTTTGTCAAGTAGTTTGCATCTTGTCGACAACACTTGTTGGTATTAACTTGTTATAGAAGTTGATATTCATAATATGTAACAAAGCTAATGAATGATCTAATGGCTGGCTATGAATATAATGAGAATAATAGGCAATTGGAATAAGACTTATTGTAACAAAAGCTCACAACTTTTATTCAACTGGAATAATTCGATTACAGAAAACAATAAGGGGGCGTTTGGTTCGTGAGATTTGGAGGGATTTGTATTTCAAATCCCATGAAATCCCATGTTTGGTTGGAAGATTTGGTTGGAGGGATTTGTATTTCAAATCCCATGAAATCCTATAGATGAAGAATTTGAAAATCCTTTGTATATATGAGAGATTTGAAATCCTATATTCTAAGATTTTACGTTTACGATTTACGTTTCGCGTTCGCGTTATTTACGTTCCGGGTTCGCGATTCGGTTCGCGTCTCGGGCTCGCGTTTACGGGCTAGCGTTTCGGGTTCcatttcgggttcgcgtttcgggttcacATTTCAGATACGCGTTTTGGGATCGCGTTTCGGGatcgcgtttcgggttcgcgttttgGGGTCGTGTTACAGGTTtacgtttcgggttcgcgtttcgtgTTCCATTTTGGGTTCACATTTCGATTTCGGGTTCGCATTTCAGTTTCGAGTTCACGTATCACGGTCGCATTCCCGTTTTGGATTCACGTTTCGATTTCGGGTTTGCGTTTTGCGACCGCGTTCCCGTTTCGGGTTCGCGTTGTAAATTCCGAGATTTGAAAACCTCGAAACAGAAGATAGGATTTCAAATCCCAGGATTTCAAATCCTGTGAATTGAAATCCTTGAACCGAACGCCCCTAAGAATAAGTAAGTTTCAAACCTTCACGGTTAGATTTGAATCTCTAGTTTGTGTTGTTGAAGGGCAAGGTTAGATTGTGTTTATTTATTTGATTTTCATTCTGGTCTGAAAAGGCGTTGACAAGGTGTAACAAATATGCATTTTTTCTCCAAAGTTCTAATTTTAACTTTTATGTATCTATTTGGTTCAGTGTTTTTTAATTTGATCTTCATTGGTCTGAAAAGACGTTGAAGTGGTGTAACAAAATATCTGGATATTTTTATCCAAAGTCTTACAATCAATTTCTATTTGTTTCAACGTATCCGCTCATTATATAGTAAAGCCAACTTAAAAGGAGGAACGGTTTTTGACAAACGTTGATGTTAgaaaatgaattttaacatgatttaGGTTTCGTAATGACTTGAAATATGTTTATTTGAAGTTGACTATCTAAAAAAAATTTCTCTTAATTATAGCCTATCTAGTATTAATGACATTTGTCAGTTAGAAGGATTGCAATAACGAAGTGTGATGCATCTATCTGCCTATTTTATTGTTCTTATGCAGATCTCAAAAAGGTTTTATACGGAGTAATGAATTTCATCCCTTTATCATTGACCCAAATATTTATTATGTCTCAATACAACAATATTTGTATTTGTTATAAGAATGTCTTTTCTTAATATTAAGCGCTTCTATTTATTTTCTTATCAATATAATGATTACTAACTtaaaacccgcgaattcgcggggatTTTTTATGGGTCTAATCGAAATTGTAGTTTTTCCAAAAAGTAACTAAAAGCCAGAAACTTGGTATGCAATTTATTAAAATCTTCATTTTTTAGTGCATGCTAAAAAGTGAACTTGTAGTTTTTCCAAAAAGTTGCTAAAAGCTAGTAACTTAGTATGCAATTTATTATAGTGGTAACTTGgagattatatattataattagagTCAAAATTAAAAATATTTCGATTCATATCTTCATTAACTTCACGATCTCAGCAATAGCAACTGCTCCAGCCTTTGTAAATTTAGCCCATACCGAACCGACATCACGTAGCTCTTCAAAGTCAGATGTAATCGTCGCGATTTGATTTAGCTCAAATGAATATTTAGAACAAACTGTCATTGCATTTTATGATATCCTACAAAGTAATTGCATACAACTATCCACATTTATTATTAGACCGTATAAGTAAATTACATACAGCGAGTTGTAAAGAGTTATGAGCGAGACCGATTCATTTAGATACAAACGTGTTCCAATGGATATATTGTTAACTTTTGGACCAGGTGTATGGATAGATAAGTATGTTAGAAATATTAGTATAAGTTCTACTGGTGACATATTTAGAATTTTATAATAGCAGTTGTTACCTTCCCAATCCTTCAGCCTACAATTATGAATGAGAGCTACGATTGGAGAAGAAGTAGCTTGACTTTTCTTTGCCAAATCATGCAATGTCCTTGCGTGATCTCCCCAATAAATCATACCTTATATGCTCCCCACTATAAGATCACAATTTACAAAAGTGTAATTGATGAACTGACACGGTTATAATTGATATGTATACACAAATAAATAGTGGATATGCACTTATAAACATTACATTCTTCAGTCAGAGTGGGTTTACAGCAAAAactttatttatcatttttttcaAGTTGATGTGTTAATTATTGCTACACAAGTGATGTCATTATAATAAGTCATTAATAATCTAAATCTTATAGATTGATTTAAAAAGTTGCATTCACCGGAAATATACTTTGGATGATTTTCACCCATTTAACCAGTTCACCTGATTTATACTTTTAGCTAGTTCATATTATCTTATTAATTCACCCGTCTGATATAGAACACAACCAACCCACCGATAAATAAATGGGCAATTGCTACCTCTTGTTTTAAGCAAATGAGTGAGACTCGAACCATTCCAGGGACTGTGGATGCGCAGCTGTGACACTTATTATGCTTGGGGCACAAATAAGGTCCTCTTCTGACATTCTGCAATATTCCAAACGATTAGAAACGTCGTGAAATCTCTTTTAAACATTAAATACCAGAGCTGAAAGATCCCGATGTTACCTTGTCTGATGGGTGCTGACAATATCAGTGATATGCGCCATCACACCTTTTAGAAAACATGAGCTTGT of the Rutidosis leptorrhynchoides isolate AG116_Rl617_1_P2 chromosome 5, CSIRO_AGI_Rlap_v1, whole genome shotgun sequence genome contains:
- the LOC139848664 gene encoding probable serine/threonine protein kinase IRE4, with the translated sequence MSDVIYPSLLDTVSRSSSVSTPSHRLHKERTSIDDFEVIKPTAGDLFAIKMLKKIDMIRKNDTEKIVSERSILITIRNPFLVLAFTFNRQGFFHRDLKSDNISIAHDGHIKLKNFGLSKIGQMNSTSNLTRPELTEVVVSNGHHHNNEWNVDRRERYFI